In a genomic window of Enterobacter asburiae:
- a CDS encoding diaminobutyrate--2-oxoglutarate transaminase, translating into MMTDKVRIDTVDAHKSNETYLARQAEFESNVRSYPRKLPLAITKAEGVWITDADNKEYLDCLAGAGTLALGHNHPDVLKSIQNVITSGLPLHTLDLTTPLKDAFSEYLLSLLPGQGKEYCLQFTGPSGADAVEAALKLAKKVTGRSGIISFSGGYHGMTHGALSVTGNLSPKEAVDGMMPEVQFMPYPHEYRCPLGIGGEAGVKALTYYFDNLINDVESGVRKPAAVILEAVQGEGGVNPAPAEWLQRIRKVTQEHGILLILDEVQAGFARTGKFFAFEHAGIEPDIIVMSKAVGGGLPLAVLGIKKQFDAWAPGHHTGTFRGNQLAMATGLTTLKILKDQNIAGKVAAQGEWLKGQLKEMAKRYPVIGHVRGLGMMIGIEIVKPHEAADHMGCFPGDGELSALIQKKCFEAGLILERGGRNGIVLRLLPSLLISDEELKIFLDKFEQALLAAGVRPA; encoded by the coding sequence ATGATGACGGATAAAGTCCGTATTGACACCGTAGATGCCCACAAAAGCAACGAAACCTATCTGGCCCGTCAGGCCGAGTTTGAATCTAACGTCAGGAGTTATCCGCGCAAACTGCCTTTAGCCATCACTAAAGCAGAAGGCGTGTGGATCACCGATGCAGATAATAAAGAATACCTTGACTGTTTAGCAGGCGCAGGGACCCTTGCGCTTGGCCATAACCATCCTGATGTGCTGAAAAGCATCCAAAATGTCATTACCAGCGGCTTGCCGTTACACACTCTGGATCTGACTACGCCTCTGAAAGACGCGTTTTCTGAATACCTGCTCTCTCTGCTGCCAGGTCAGGGCAAAGAGTACTGCCTGCAGTTCACCGGTCCATCCGGTGCCGACGCCGTTGAAGCGGCGCTGAAGCTGGCGAAAAAAGTAACCGGTCGTAGCGGTATCATCAGCTTCTCTGGTGGTTACCACGGTATGACCCACGGCGCACTGTCCGTGACCGGCAACCTGTCACCGAAAGAAGCGGTTGACGGTATGATGCCAGAAGTGCAGTTCATGCCTTACCCGCACGAGTACCGTTGCCCGCTGGGTATCGGTGGTGAAGCGGGCGTGAAAGCGCTGACTTACTACTTCGACAACCTGATTAACGACGTCGAAAGCGGCGTGCGTAAACCTGCTGCGGTGATTCTGGAAGCCGTTCAGGGTGAAGGCGGCGTGAACCCGGCTCCGGCTGAGTGGCTGCAGCGCATCCGTAAAGTGACTCAGGAACACGGCATTCTGCTGATCCTCGATGAAGTTCAGGCAGGCTTTGCCCGTACCGGTAAATTCTTCGCCTTCGAACACGCGGGCATCGAGCCAGACATCATCGTGATGTCTAAAGCAGTGGGTGGCGGTCTGCCGCTGGCCGTGCTCGGTATCAAAAAGCAGTTCGACGCATGGGCGCCAGGTCACCACACCGGTACCTTCCGTGGCAACCAGTTGGCGATGGCAACCGGTCTGACGACGCTGAAAATCCTGAAAGACCAGAACATCGCAGGCAAAGTGGCTGCACAGGGCGAATGGCTGAAAGGCCAGCTGAAAGAGATGGCGAAACGTTATCCGGTCATCGGTCACGTGCGCGGTCTGGGCATGATGATCGGTATCGAGATCGTTAAGCCACACGAAGCCGCTGACCACATGGGCTGCTTCCCTGGCGACGGCGAGCTGTCTGCGCTAATCCAGAAGAAGTGCTTCGAAGCCGGTCTGATTCTTGAGCGTGGCGGCCGTAACGGTATCGTTCTGCGTCTGCTGCCTTCTTTGCTGATCAGCGACGAAGAGCTGAAAATCTTCCTGGATAAATTCGAGCAGGCACTGCTTGCTGCGGGCGTTCGCCCGGCGTAA
- a CDS encoding aspartate aminotransferase family protein, with protein sequence MSDSNPILFSSAQSIEAYQQAIEQSTQAVMQWLKQPEMYQGKTVAELRDRIKLDFNPKGLGNEAAIERAVEFFLKDSLSVHHPQCVAHLHCPSLVVSQAAEVLINATNQSMDSWDQSPSATIIEIKLIEWLRTRVGYQAGDAGVFTSGGTQSNLMGLMLARDAFFARQGHSVQQDGLVGDLRKIRVLCSENAHFSVQKNMALMGLGYQSVVQVKTDEFSRMDLTDLAAKIEQCNANGEQILAIVATAGTTDAGAIDPLRAIAELAAKQNIWVHVDAAWGGALLMSEQYRHYLDGIELVDSVTLDFHKQFFQTISCGAFLLKEARHYELMRYQAAYLNSEFDEEAGVPNLVSKSLQTTRRFDALKLWMSLEALGQEQYAAIIDHGVMLAQQVAAYVKEQPALELVMQPQLASVLFRFRGQVQTDDAGIALLNQKIGDALLESGRANVGVTEHNGITCLKLTLLNPTVTLEDIKILLSLVERTAQEVLAK encoded by the coding sequence ATGTCTGATTCAAACCCAATTTTGTTCTCCTCTGCGCAGAGCATTGAAGCTTACCAGCAGGCGATTGAACAAAGCACTCAGGCTGTGATGCAGTGGCTGAAACAGCCTGAGATGTACCAGGGCAAAACGGTCGCGGAGCTGCGCGACCGTATTAAGCTGGATTTCAACCCGAAAGGGCTGGGCAACGAAGCGGCGATTGAACGCGCCGTTGAGTTCTTCCTGAAAGACAGCTTGTCCGTCCATCACCCGCAGTGTGTGGCGCACCTGCACTGCCCAAGCCTGGTGGTAAGCCAGGCGGCGGAAGTGCTGATCAACGCCACTAACCAGAGTATGGACTCCTGGGATCAAAGCCCGTCCGCAACCATTATTGAGATCAAACTGATCGAATGGCTGCGTACCCGCGTGGGTTATCAGGCTGGCGACGCGGGTGTCTTCACCAGCGGCGGTACCCAGAGCAACCTGATGGGCCTGATGCTGGCCCGCGACGCGTTCTTCGCACGTCAGGGTCACTCCGTACAGCAGGACGGCCTGGTGGGCGATCTGCGCAAGATCCGCGTACTGTGCTCCGAAAACGCGCACTTCTCCGTACAGAAAAACATGGCGCTGATGGGTCTGGGCTACCAGTCCGTGGTGCAGGTGAAAACGGATGAATTCTCCCGCATGGATCTGACCGATCTGGCGGCGAAAATCGAGCAGTGCAACGCGAACGGCGAACAGATTCTGGCGATTGTCGCAACGGCGGGTACCACCGATGCCGGTGCGATCGACCCACTGCGCGCGATCGCTGAACTGGCGGCGAAGCAGAACATCTGGGTACACGTTGATGCGGCCTGGGGCGGTGCGCTGCTGATGTCTGAGCAGTATCGTCACTATCTGGACGGCATCGAGCTGGTGGATTCCGTAACGCTGGACTTCCACAAGCAGTTCTTCCAGACCATCAGCTGCGGCGCGTTCCTGCTGAAAGAAGCGCGTCACTATGAGCTGATGCGCTATCAGGCGGCATACCTGAACTCCGAGTTCGACGAAGAAGCGGGCGTGCCTAACCTGGTGTCCAAATCCCTGCAGACCACTCGTCGTTTCGACGCGCTGAAGCTGTGGATGAGTCTGGAAGCGCTGGGTCAGGAGCAATACGCGGCAATCATCGATCACGGCGTGATGCTGGCGCAGCAGGTTGCGGCCTACGTGAAGGAGCAGCCTGCTCTGGAACTGGTTATGCAGCCTCAGCTGGCAAGCGTGCTGTTCCGCTTCCGCGGACAGGTGCAGACGGACGACGCGGGCATCGCCCTGCTGAACCAGAAAATTGGTGATGCGCTGCTGGAATCCGGCCGTGCAAACGTTGGTGTGACCGAGCACAACGGCATCACCTGCCTGAAGCTGACCCTGCTGAACCCAACCGTGACGCTGGAGGATATCAAAATCCTGCTGTCGCTGGTTGAGCGCACCGCGCAGGAAGTTCTGGCTAAGTAA
- a CDS encoding protein disulfide oxidoreductase, translated as MDNRKLSRLRRWAREGIILILLTLAVMWGVDQYRKPSLPASFSATPMQSIDGNIHDIAALSQERPLLIYIWATWCSICRYTTPAVDKLAKEGGNVVSVAMRSGDNAKLARWAEKKNLSMPVINDASGALSQQWQVSVTPTLVIVSKGNVVSATTGWTSYWGLKIRMWWAGV; from the coding sequence ATGGATAACCGTAAATTGAGTCGCCTGCGCCGCTGGGCGCGGGAAGGGATCATACTCATTCTGCTTACGCTGGCGGTCATGTGGGGTGTGGATCAATACCGAAAGCCGTCATTACCCGCCAGCTTTAGCGCAACGCCAATGCAGAGCATCGACGGTAACATTCACGATATCGCGGCGCTCAGCCAGGAGCGCCCGTTGCTGATTTACATCTGGGCAACCTGGTGCAGCATCTGTCGCTATACAACTCCTGCGGTCGATAAGCTGGCAAAAGAGGGCGGTAACGTCGTGAGCGTTGCCATGCGCTCCGGTGATAATGCAAAGCTTGCCCGCTGGGCTGAAAAGAAAAACCTGAGTATGCCGGTGATTAACGATGCAAGCGGCGCCTTGTCGCAGCAGTGGCAGGTGAGCGTAACGCCAACGCTGGTGATAGTGTCAAAGGGGAACGTTGTCAGCGCCACAACGGGCTGGACGAGCTACTGGGGATTGAAAATCAGAATGTGGTGGGCAGGCGTATAA
- a CDS encoding polysaccharide biosynthesis tyrosine autokinase has product MSSHKSDKFGAATPHDNEIDLIQLLAEMFDHRVMIACITLLFTVCAGIYAYSVTPIYQADALVQIEAKQDNSLLKSLSQFGTDLSPDAAPELLLLKSRMILGETVDKLGLTYSVKRHVLPVIGPLLERGRKAGELTIGALTIPLLEDKPQELLLTVQEQGRYHLEGKTLEADGIVGKTLVKDGVTLLVTSLSAAPGTQFSLKTVTKLEAINALQRRLIVSESAKQSGMIALTLTGEEPDKIAAVLNTIAENYLSQNIARQEAKDTRSLTFLQDQLPKISRELDEAEARLNAYREQRDSVDLSLEAKTVLDQVVNVENQLNELTFREAEVSQLFKKDHPTYRALREKKQTLEQERTRLNNRVSSMPSTQQEILRLSRDVESGRTIYLQLLTRQQELNISRSSAIGNVRIIDSAVAQPAPVKPRKVIIIVLGMLVGLMLSAGTVLVRSAFKRGITSSEPLEAQGMSLLATLPRSVWLWKKTHLRRRTLFASQWKHRTSNVPFLPVDRPADMFVEAVRGLRTSLHFTMMDAANRIVVVSGPSQDCGKTLVSTSLASIAAQAGQRVLFIDADMRKGYVHNIFKLNNHHGLSSVLGGSVEWQDAIQRFEKGGFDVLTCGPQPSHPVELLMNERFRTVMSRIDKEYDIVIVDTPPVLAVTDALLVARAAATTLLVARFGKTSIKEIENCLKRLQQMGVQVEGAILNDIVKSAAFYYHSGYSHYDYGGYTPE; this is encoded by the coding sequence ATGTCGTCTCATAAATCAGACAAATTTGGTGCTGCGACACCGCATGATAATGAAATTGATCTCATTCAGCTGTTGGCTGAGATGTTTGATCATCGGGTAATGATAGCGTGCATCACGCTCCTGTTCACCGTATGCGCCGGGATCTATGCATATAGCGTCACACCGATCTATCAGGCTGATGCCCTTGTGCAGATAGAAGCGAAGCAGGACAACTCGTTGCTCAAAAGCTTAAGCCAGTTTGGTACCGATCTTTCACCTGATGCTGCACCCGAACTCTTGCTGCTCAAATCGCGGATGATTCTGGGAGAGACCGTTGATAAGCTGGGGCTAACGTACAGCGTCAAACGGCACGTGCTGCCCGTCATTGGACCGCTGCTGGAACGAGGGCGTAAAGCGGGTGAATTGACAATTGGCGCGCTGACTATTCCTCTTCTGGAAGACAAGCCACAGGAACTTTTACTGACCGTTCAGGAGCAGGGCCGGTATCACCTCGAAGGAAAAACGCTGGAGGCTGATGGCATTGTCGGGAAAACGCTGGTTAAAGACGGAGTAACGCTTCTTGTCACCTCCCTCAGCGCGGCACCAGGGACCCAGTTTTCCCTCAAAACCGTCACAAAGCTTGAGGCAATTAACGCCCTTCAGCGTCGGCTCATTGTTTCGGAGTCGGCGAAGCAGAGCGGAATGATCGCCTTAACGCTAACGGGAGAGGAGCCTGACAAGATCGCCGCGGTGCTTAACACCATTGCTGAAAATTATCTCAGCCAGAATATTGCGCGCCAGGAAGCTAAAGATACCCGTAGCCTGACGTTTTTACAGGATCAACTGCCTAAAATCAGCCGCGAACTGGATGAAGCCGAAGCACGGCTGAACGCCTACAGAGAGCAACGCGATTCTGTCGATTTATCCCTTGAGGCGAAGACGGTTCTTGATCAGGTTGTTAATGTGGAAAATCAGCTTAACGAGCTGACGTTCCGCGAAGCAGAAGTTTCTCAGCTTTTCAAAAAGGATCACCCAACCTACCGCGCCTTACGGGAAAAAAAGCAGACCCTGGAGCAGGAACGTACGCGCCTGAATAACCGCGTCTCATCCATGCCTTCTACGCAGCAGGAAATTTTGCGTTTAAGCCGTGACGTTGAGTCCGGTCGCACCATCTACCTGCAGCTGCTGACGCGCCAGCAGGAATTGAATATCTCGCGCTCCAGTGCCATCGGAAATGTGCGGATCATTGACTCTGCTGTAGCGCAGCCTGCCCCAGTCAAACCGCGCAAAGTGATTATCATTGTGCTCGGTATGCTGGTGGGATTGATGCTCTCGGCAGGGACTGTGTTGGTTCGCTCTGCCTTTAAACGGGGCATCACCTCGTCTGAACCGCTGGAAGCGCAGGGAATGTCTCTTCTGGCTACGCTCCCTCGTTCGGTGTGGCTTTGGAAAAAAACGCATTTGCGCAGGAGGACGCTGTTTGCTTCCCAGTGGAAGCACAGGACGTCAAACGTACCTTTCCTGCCCGTTGACCGACCGGCGGATATGTTTGTCGAGGCGGTGCGCGGGCTGCGCACAAGTCTGCATTTCACCATGATGGATGCCGCTAACCGGATCGTTGTGGTTTCAGGCCCTTCGCAGGATTGCGGAAAGACCCTGGTGAGCACCTCGCTAGCGTCGATTGCGGCTCAGGCCGGACAGCGCGTGCTGTTCATTGATGCGGATATGCGCAAAGGATATGTCCACAATATTTTCAAACTGAACAACCACCATGGATTGTCCAGCGTGCTGGGGGGAAGCGTAGAGTGGCAGGATGCAATTCAACGCTTCGAGAAAGGGGGTTTTGACGTGTTGACCTGTGGACCACAACCTTCGCATCCTGTGGAGCTGCTTATGAATGAGCGTTTCCGGACGGTAATGTCGCGAATAGACAAAGAGTACGACATCGTGATTGTCGACACGCCACCGGTGCTGGCCGTGACGGATGCGCTACTCGTCGCCAGAGCCGCTGCAACCACGTTGCTGGTTGCCCGCTTCGGTAAAACCAGCATCAAAGAGATCGAGAACTGCCTGAAGCGTCTGCAGCAAATGGGCGTGCAGGTTGAAGGTGCGATTCTCAATGATATTGTGAAATCCGCGGCGTTCTATTACCACTCGGGGTACAGCCATTACGACTACGGCGGCTACACTCCGGAATAA